DNA sequence from the Sulfurimonas sp. HSL3-1 genome:
TCAAAAAGATTGCCACTGCATATTTTATTAAACTCAAATCTTTGTTCTATTCTTGCTCTAGTATTAAAAATTTGATCTTCAAGTTTAATTCCGAGTATTGTGCTTGCATTTTCTTTGGCCCATGCCATATACTCGGTAAAAGTCATCTCTTTTGTGTACTTTTTTTCAAAGTATCTTTGACAGCTAGTATATTTTTCTAAATAAATTCTGTTTTTTAAAATAGGAGCTTCTATGATTTTCTGCCAAGCCCATGCATACTGGAGAGATAAAGCTGTTTGTGTCTTTGGGAAATGAAGATTTTTAGCTTCTTCGACAATAATAAGCCGTTCAACATCATCTCTTATACCATTATTGTTATCATCAATCCCAAGTAATGTGGCATTATTCTTTTCTTTATCCGGTTCCGGCGGTAGGCGGTGGCCGTGGATAATCTTGTAGACCGTCACGTTCTGCTCCTGCGAATATTCCCCATCGACTTCTGCCCTAATAGTCGCCGTCCCTTCCGCTTTGGCAAACAGCTTCGTGCCGTTGATCTCGGTCACGTTTGTATCGCTGATATGCCAGACGATATTTTTATTGGAAGTGATATCTTGCCCGTCGTCCGTCTTGAGTGTCACTGTCGTATCGTTGTTCTCCGGAAGCTCAACAGTTTCAATCTGCAGCTCCAGTGTCTGCAGGGCGGGGTCGATGGTTTGCGTTGTATTCGTTTCAGTTCGTTGCTCCCTCTCGGTGCATCCCTGGAAAAGCACGACTGCCAGCAAGAGCATCATGAAAATATAGTAACGCATTTTTAAACCTTTTTAAACATATTTAGTTATATTATTGCTTTTCAAATAAACAAGCGCTGAAATTGATGCAGGTGGAATCAGCCGGACGGCTATCTTATTTGCATTCCTATCGAAACGGTGGGAACAAGGGAGCATCCCGCCTCAAGGTCGCCCGTAACCCATCCGCAACCCATCCTCTATACAATCCCTGCCCATGAAACGGGTGGCGATACTGTTGCTGGTGCTGCTGTTCTGTGCCCGGGGGGCCGAGGAGCATGCAAACGCATCGTGGGGCATGGCCTCGGTACTGCGCAGCGCCACCATTCCCTATGCGACGACACAAAACGACCCCCTGCTGAACAGCTATGTGCTGCTGCTCTACCTTGAGACGCCTTACTTTTTTTTAGACGGCACCGAAGCGGGCATCCCCCTCTGCGGCAACGACCGCTGGAGCGTCGCCGCCTACGGTGCCATGCACTTTGTCGATATGCCGCGACATGACTCAGACTACTTCAGCGACGATACCGCCGACCTCGGCGTAATGGCGCGTTACCGTATAGGAAAGTGGCACACCGACCTGCTGCTGCTCAGCGACCCGGCGCGGCGGGTCCATGCAAAACTGCGTGTCGGCACCGAACTGGAACGGGGGGCATGGTCGTGGCGCCCCTACGCCGCAGCAGGGATCAAAAGTGCGGAGTACAACAGCTACTACGACGGGCAGAACCGCGTCCGTGTCGGCACAGACGCCGAGGCCGAAGCGGGCGTAAACACGCGCCTGTACCTGACCGATGACATCGCCCTGATCGCCAACGCGAAGCTGCGCTACCTGGGCGACGAAGCGGCCAAAGCCCCCACGACCGATTCCGCATGGCAGAGCGAACTCTACCTCGGGGCGGGGATCTTTCAAAACAGGGGACAAACAGTGCACGGATTCGACCCCAAAGGCTACCTTCGGATCGCCTTCGGCGAAGCGACGCCTTCCTCTTTCAGTGAAAACCTTCTGGGCGAAGGGGTCCGGGATAAACACGGGCTCTACCTGCTCTCCCTCTTTTATGGCTTCCCCTTAGCACAGACCCTCTTCGGTGTGCCGATCCGCACCTACTTCACACCGGGTTTCGTCCACCATTTCGCCAACGACCTTCAGCCCCCCGCCCAGGAGTACGTCGGCGCTTTCAAGTTCTACTACCGGCCGCCGCCCTGGTGGCTCCGGTTCGGGTTCGGGACGGGACTCTCCTACATCACCCGTACAACCTATATCGAACGCTCCATCAATGCCAAGGACGGGTACGACCACACCTCGCATCTGCTGCAGTACCTCGACTTCTCTTTCGATGTCGAGCTGTGCCGTCTCTTCGGAAGCGGATGGAAAGCCCTCTGGTTCGGCTACGCCCTGCACCACCGCTCCGGCGTCTTCGAAGCCGCTCATCAATACGGCCAGATCAAAGGGGGCAGCAACTACAACACCTTTTACCTGCAGCTGCATTTCGGCGAATAGCGGCGCTACATCACCGTCCGGTTGCGGCCGAGCTGTTTGGCGCGGTAGAGGTTCATGTCCGCCTCGAAAACAAGATGGCGGGGGTTGTCGCGCAGCCGTTCACTGTATTCGGCGATGCCGATACTGACAGTAACAGGGGTACTGATGATGCACCCTTCCCACGTCCGGTTTTCAAAACAGGTACGGATTTTCTCGCAGATGCCGAACGCCTCTTCCGCCGTCGTCCCCGGCAGGATTGCCAGAAACTCCTCGCCGCCGTAACGGAAGATATGATCCGTTTTGCGCAGATGTTTTGAGAGTGTTTCCGCCATCCCGATGATGACGGTGTCGCCGTCCTGGTGACCGCAGGTATCGTTGACTGATTTGAAGTGGTCAAGGTCAAACATCACGACGCAAAAAAGCGTGCCGATCAGGCTGTGCAGACGGATTTCGCTGCTGAGGATCTCCATCAGGTCCCGGCGGTTCAGCAGACCCGTCAGTGCGTCCTTGGAGACGTCGTCGATCAGCGTCTGCTGGGTCACGTTGATATTGAGTTCGTTGTAGAGATACATCGACTGGCGGACCAGCATGATGTAGTCAATGAAGATCTTGTGGTAGTCCTCTCGGCGAATGGAGCGGTAGATGTTCTTGGTGATCAGGTGGATTTCGTGGTGCGTGTCGAGCATATCCTTGCGCACCATGGGGTCCGGGATGAACTTGACAAGCTCCTCGCTGTGCAGCCAGCTGCCGCACATGCAGAGGTGTTCGTCGAACTCTATCCGCGCATCGGGGTTCATCACCCGGATATCCTTGATCACCTCAAGGATCCACTCCAGGTGCTCTATGACGGCCGGGATGCCGATCTGTTGCTTGATCTGCCGTTCGAGCGTCTTCTGGTCGTTGTCGAGGCTCGGCTCCAGGTACCCGGCGGCACTGGCATTGATCGCCTTACGAACGTAAAGTTCAATCGCATCCGGCAATCCCTTGATATCGCTCACCCCCTCCAG
Encoded proteins:
- a CDS encoding MipA/OmpV family protein encodes the protein MKRVAILLLVLLFCARGAEEHANASWGMASVLRSATIPYATTQNDPLLNSYVLLLYLETPYFFLDGTEAGIPLCGNDRWSVAAYGAMHFVDMPRHDSDYFSDDTADLGVMARYRIGKWHTDLLLLSDPARRVHAKLRVGTELERGAWSWRPYAAAGIKSAEYNSYYDGQNRVRVGTDAEAEAGVNTRLYLTDDIALIANAKLRYLGDEAAKAPTTDSAWQSELYLGAGIFQNRGQTVHGFDPKGYLRIAFGEATPSSFSENLLGEGVRDKHGLYLLSLFYGFPLAQTLFGVPIRTYFTPGFVHHFANDLQPPAQEYVGAFKFYYRPPPWWLRFGFGTGLSYITRTTYIERSINAKDGYDHTSHLLQYLDFSFDVELCRLFGSGWKALWFGYALHHRSGVFEAAHQYGQIKGGSNYNTFYLQLHFGE
- a CDS encoding diguanylate cyclase, whose product is MIKSNITLFEGLLHRAFDRFYEDLIKNTYVEEFLKGVDLDHLKQAQLASFLAAVYDEDAAFFARFKQLGLFHFKMGLPYVEYRGAFDTLYTFLIDELEGVSDIKGLPDAIELYVRKAINASAAGYLEPSLDNDQKTLERQIKQQIGIPAVIEHLEWILEVIKDIRVMNPDARIEFDEHLCMCGSWLHSEELVKFIPDPMVRKDMLDTHHEIHLITKNIYRSIRREDYHKIFIDYIMLVRQSMYLYNELNINVTQQTLIDDVSKDALTGLLNRRDLMEILSSEIRLHSLIGTLFCVVMFDLDHFKSVNDTCGHQDGDTVIIGMAETLSKHLRKTDHIFRYGGEEFLAILPGTTAEEAFGICEKIRTCFENRTWEGCIISTPVTVSIGIAEYSERLRDNPRHLVFEADMNLYRAKQLGRNRTVM